In a single window of the Lentisphaerota bacterium genome:
- a CDS encoding heavy-metal-associated domain-containing protein — protein sequence MHAPAVKNEACAQRVARALAALDGVDLSTLRVDGRTGTITVRYESMKLGRKNIEHAIAHAGFDANGIPASDAAKAALPEACR from the coding sequence GTGCACGCCCCCGCAGTCAAAAATGAGGCGTGCGCGCAGCGCGTGGCGCGGGCGCTCGCGGCGCTTGACGGGGTTGACCTGTCGACGCTCAGGGTTGACGGGCGGACCGGCACGATCACGGTCCGCTATGAATCCATGAAGCTGGGCCGGAAGAACATCGAGCACGCGATCGCCCATGCGGGTTTTGATGCCAACGGCATCCCCGCCTCCGATGCGGCGAAGGCGGCGCTGCCCGAGGCGTGCCGCTGA